The following coding sequences are from one Xiphias gladius isolate SHS-SW01 ecotype Sanya breed wild chromosome 14, ASM1685928v1, whole genome shotgun sequence window:
- the armc6 gene encoding armadillo repeat-containing protein 6 yields MSKRRITQETFDAAVRENMEEFEMEQDEALREAVEQFESQGVDLSCIVKAVPAVSYDEKQEEQTHEVLQALDSLRIGKGSAGVMEVTADIKRFTEQCSLGFAQRYLAAQKDAYPIILSYCKKSVEEQEAVMAALFALAALTDGQPDLLDAEGQQFLLDVLQKYRADSSVTCVAICAVRHCCLKHEQNRQDLVKGGVLPLMTTAITQHSGCAELVKEASAALRVMTFDDDVRVTFGHAHEHAKVIVLEHNGLKVLIDAAKAHIDNTSVLSELCATLSRLAVRNEFCQDICDLGGLKLMMTLLADCYETAELVRQVLSAIQAVAGNDDVKDAVVNTGGVQLIVIAMNRHMSNAAVCEHGCACLSVLALRKPNNCKVIMDNGGALAAVQAMKAHTDAVNVQKQACMLLRNLVSRMRNYSQPILEMGAEALIAQALKAHQDCGDVGKAALRDLGCQVELRELWTGKHGSLTN; encoded by the exons ATGTCGAAACGGAGGATCACACAGGAAACCTTTGATGCCGCTGTCAGGGAAAACATGGAGGAGTTTGAGATGGAGCAGGATGAGGCTTTGAGGGAGGCTGTGGAGCAGTTTGAGTCTCAAG GAGTGGACCTCAGTTGTATAGTAAAAGCTGTACCAGCTGTATCATATGACGAAAAACAAGAAGAGCAAACACATGAGGTCCTACAG GCTTTGGATTCCCTTCGAATTGGAAAAGGCTCTGCTGGTGTTATGGAAGTGACAGCAGACATAAAACGGTTCACTGAGCAGTGCTCACTTGGATTTGCCCAGAGGTACCTGGCTGCCCAAAAAGACGCCTACCCCATCATCCTCTCCTACTGCAAAAAGAgtgtggaggagcaggaggctgTGATGGCCGCTCTTTTCGCCCTGGCTGCACTGACAGATGGACAGCCAGACTTGCTGGATGCAGAGGGCCAGCAGTTCCTTTTGGATGTCCTTCAGAAGTACCGGGCAGATTCCTCTGTGACATGTGTAGCCATCTGCGCTGTGCGCCACTGttgtttgaaacatgaacagAACAGGCAGGATTTGGTAAAAGGTGGAGTCCTGCCCCTGATGACCACTGCCATTACACAACATAGTGGATGTGCGGAGCTGGTGAAAGAGGCCTCTGCAGCTCTGAGGGTCATGAcctttgatgatgatgttcgAGTTACATTTGGGCATGCTCATGAACATGCCAAAGTTATTGTCCTGGAGCACAATGGACTGAAGGTCTTAATTGATGCTGCAAAAG CTCACATTGATAATACTTCTGTTCTGAGTGAACTCTGTGCAACTTTGTCCCGTTTGGCTGTAAGGAACGAATTTTGTCAAGACATCTGTGATCTGGGAGGATTAAAACTCATGATGACACTGCTTGCAGACTGCTATGAGACAGCG GAGTTGGTTCGGCAGGTCCTAAGTGCAATACAAGCTGTAGCAGGAAATGATGATGTGAAAGATGCTGTTGTTAATACTGGTGGAGTCCAGCTCATTGTCATTGCCATGAACAGACACATGAGCAACGCTGCT GTGTGTGAGCACGGCTGTGCATGCCTTTCTGTCCTTGCTTTGCGTAAACCCAACAACTGCAAAGTCATCATGGACAATGGAGGTGCCTTGGCTGCTGTGCAAGCTATGAAGGCCCATACTGATGCGGTTAATGTGCAG AAACAGGCGTGTATGCTGTTGAGAAACCTGGTTTCACGTATGCGCAACTACAGCCAACCAATCCTGGAGATGGGAGCAGAGGCCCTGATAGCCCAGGCACTAAAGGCCCATCAAGACTGTGGTGATGTGGGTAAAGCAGCCCTCAGAGATCTGGGATGCCAGGTGGAGCTTCGGGAGCTGTGGACTGGCAAACATGGCAGCCTCACCAACTGA